A section of the Alphaproteobacteria bacterium genome encodes:
- a CDS encoding conjugal transfer protein TraN, translated as MRVIFIQLAIWGGILSTLSYVVAMNKSFDQGSTWAHSHPIPSPQNPKVIPGYGGKDLPQSRLKGHDLGGEAQKAMHDNEAGNLIVDTSDARPNYVIDSQKDPLIVVADQAIAGPQKTLNESLKETPGSDITSEEIKVCEEGGEEYQQNCSKHLKIVLKITPEVKTNVTYCPGHARKERRGWSMHYSHWTEYCGGCATRVDVTPKKVKVIKEKWIDGCKALEDHVDKGLCRYVKATRSPQNETRIIKGEPIVRDHFEEHYEYSCFKASRNSCAGLREKGCYQTNSVCKERVGNSCVLCEQTYRCPSGKRALKSYKSSNNKNPFCLSGDCTDASYRPNQDLFQVLSQMSVLKEAQNDLRNFSTIFKGTDRRCTRNCLNFRDCCGSGKGWGVSLKLASCDAEEKELRELRDKNRCVMVGTYCAEKLGGQCIRKKTTFCCYDSKLAKIIHEQGKGQLGLGFGSPQKPQCQGLTPEQLSKIDFSKVNFSDLFQDIAARTKVPNVQKITKGIQRSMKDKTSHITKSQNIQGRGHGDF; from the coding sequence ATGAGGGTGATTTTCATTCAACTAGCTATTTGGGGGGGAATTCTATCAACTCTATCCTATGTGGTTGCAATGAATAAGTCGTTTGACCAAGGCAGTACTTGGGCTCATAGTCACCCTATCCCCTCACCTCAAAACCCTAAAGTGATCCCAGGATACGGGGGGAAAGACCTGCCTCAATCAAGATTGAAAGGCCATGATCTTGGAGGTGAGGCTCAAAAAGCGATGCACGACAATGAGGCCGGCAACCTTATTGTGGATACTTCTGATGCCCGACCAAACTACGTCATCGATTCACAAAAAGACCCCCTTATTGTGGTGGCCGATCAAGCTATTGCAGGTCCTCAAAAGACTCTCAACGAAAGCCTAAAGGAAACTCCTGGATCTGACATAACTTCAGAAGAAATCAAAGTGTGTGAAGAAGGAGGAGAAGAGTATCAACAAAACTGTTCAAAGCACCTAAAGATCGTTCTTAAGATCACACCAGAAGTGAAAACTAATGTTACCTATTGTCCGGGGCATGCAAGAAAGGAAAGAAGAGGATGGAGCATGCACTACAGTCATTGGACAGAGTATTGCGGAGGATGCGCAACTCGGGTAGATGTAACCCCAAAAAAAGTGAAAGTTATCAAGGAAAAATGGATTGATGGATGCAAAGCTCTCGAAGATCACGTTGATAAAGGGCTGTGTCGCTATGTAAAAGCCACGAGAAGCCCTCAGAATGAAACACGCATCATTAAAGGCGAACCTATTGTCCGTGATCATTTTGAAGAACATTATGAGTATTCCTGCTTTAAAGCTTCCAGGAATTCTTGCGCGGGTTTACGAGAAAAGGGCTGCTATCAGACCAATTCGGTTTGCAAAGAAAGGGTTGGTAACTCTTGTGTTCTTTGTGAGCAAACATATCGTTGTCCTTCTGGCAAAAGAGCACTCAAGTCTTATAAGTCTTCCAACAACAAGAATCCTTTTTGCTTGAGTGGCGACTGTACCGATGCCAGTTATAGACCCAATCAGGATTTGTTCCAAGTATTGAGTCAGATGTCTGTTCTAAAGGAGGCTCAGAATGATTTAAGGAACTTTTCTACCATCTTCAAAGGGACGGATCGTCGGTGTACACGCAATTGTTTAAATTTTCGGGATTGTTGCGGTTCTGGCAAAGGCTGGGGCGTATCTCTGAAGCTGGCGAGTTGCGATGCCGAAGAAAAAGAACTCCGCGAATTACGCGATAAAAACAGATGTGTGATGGTTGGAACCTATTGTGCAGAAAAGCTCGGCGGTCAATGTATTCGAAAAAAGACGACCTTTTGTTGCTATGACAGCAAGCTTGCAAAAATTATTCATGAGCAAGGAAAAGGACAATTGGGACTTGGGTTTGGATCCCCCCAAAAACCCCAATGTCAGGGTTTGACCCCAGAACAACTGTCAAAAATTGATTTCTCTAAAGTGAATTTCTCAGATCTTTTCCAAGATATTGCAGCCAGAACAAAAGTCCCGAACGTTCAAAAGATCACGAAAGGTATTCAAAGATCGATGAAGGATAAGACGAGTCATATTACCAAGTCGCAAAATATACAGGGGCGTGGCCATGGGGATTTCTAA
- a CDS encoding sel1 repeat family protein: protein MNPTNDDELIKLILEIREKANQGDSEAQYALGLRLSMGDGIMKDEVEAAKWFQRAAEQGHSEAQWKLGNILQYGIGIKVDMTEAFHWLKKASEQGNAQAQYRLGYLYYCGIGTERDIKEAVKCFQDAAMQGYSLAQFQFGIVLKKGIGVEKNECEAEKWLRRAADQGHLDSQVMLGNMYGTGDSVRLDHTEAFKWFKKAANQGDLHSQTMLGMMFRNGIGIEKDEAQAISWYAKAADQGHAPAQRILGCFLMEGIGIEKDEAEAVKWFKKAAEQGNVDGQRCLGSAYYAGAGVRQDYIEALNWFKKAIEQGDLHSQTMLGVMLMEGDGVKEDKAEGLKRIREAAEQGYETAQEILAKYEKKGYSSYIFHLYLIGWIITFIWLVFFNGANYNWWNWIVLIPIDGFLAGIWPLYWLIIRWLPTPF from the coding sequence ATGAACCCAACAAATGATGATGAGCTAATAAAATTAATATTAGAAATTAGAGAAAAAGCCAATCAAGGAGATTCTGAGGCCCAATATGCCCTAGGCTTAAGACTAAGTATGGGCGATGGGATTATGAAAGATGAAGTTGAAGCAGCTAAGTGGTTTCAAAGAGCTGCTGAACAAGGGCATTCAGAGGCTCAGTGGAAGCTAGGGAATATTCTACAGTATGGCATAGGGATAAAAGTGGATATGACCGAAGCATTTCACTGGCTTAAAAAAGCCTCTGAGCAAGGTAATGCCCAAGCCCAATACCGCTTAGGATATTTATATTATTGTGGCATTGGGACAGAAAGGGACATTAAAGAGGCCGTTAAGTGCTTTCAGGATGCCGCGATGCAAGGTTACTCTCTAGCCCAGTTTCAATTTGGAATTGTTCTTAAGAAGGGCATTGGGGTAGAAAAAAACGAGTGTGAAGCTGAAAAGTGGCTTAGAAGGGCGGCAGACCAAGGGCATTTGGATTCCCAGGTCATGTTGGGGAATATGTATGGTACGGGTGATAGTGTGAGGTTAGATCATACTGAAGCATTTAAGTGGTTTAAAAAGGCTGCCAATCAAGGGGATTTGCATTCCCAGACCATGTTGGGGATGATGTTTAGGAATGGCATCGGAATAGAAAAAGACGAAGCACAGGCCATAAGCTGGTATGCAAAGGCGGCAGACCAAGGTCATGCACCAGCTCAAAGAATTTTGGGATGCTTCCTTATGGAGGGTATTGGGATAGAAAAAGATGAAGCAGAAGCTGTTAAATGGTTTAAGAAAGCCGCAGAACAAGGGAATGTTGATGGCCAACGTTGTCTTGGAAGCGCTTATTATGCAGGGGCAGGCGTTAGGCAAGATTACATTGAAGCACTCAACTGGTTTAAAAAAGCCATTGAACAAGGGGATTTGCATTCCCAGACCATGTTAGGGGTGATGTTAATGGAGGGTGATGGTGTAAAAGAGGATAAGGCAGAAGGATTAAAACGGATTAGAGAAGCAGCAGAACAAGGCTATGAAACAGCACAAGAGATTTTAGCTAAGTATGAGAAGAAAGGCTACTCCAGCTACATCTTTCATCTATATTTGATTGGCTGGATTATTACATTTATATGGTTAGTTTTTTTTAATGGAGCTAATTATAATTGGTGGAACTGGATCGTTTTGATTCCAATTGATGGATTCCTAGCAGGTATATGGCCATTATATTGGTTGATTATAAGATGGCTCCCCACCCCATTTTAG
- a CDS encoding conjugal transfer protein TraF, protein MGISKLLLLLIMLLISPAHSSWYKGDQKGWLWYKRTLPLMKREPKKDATSKVLTYSGRMDALRKNFEEIQAKAILEPTLDNVQVMQQAQNAIMNRATEFEKYWMLASLLTSQNFRASDQPSPPHRKVYQEQLDGQLDQNIRRLAKTYGLFFVFKEDCPYCHEFAPIVKDLMNRYGFEAKAISEEGKALELFPEAEADNGTIAVLNPEGIFPSLFLVSPQSRQVIPLARGLVSLSQLRENFKVIIRFLEEAPNGS, encoded by the coding sequence ATGGGGATTTCTAAACTACTTTTATTGCTAATCATGCTTCTCATCTCTCCTGCCCATTCAAGCTGGTACAAAGGAGATCAAAAGGGATGGCTTTGGTATAAGCGTACTCTTCCTCTTATGAAGAGAGAACCAAAAAAAGATGCCACATCAAAGGTACTTACTTATTCAGGAAGGATGGATGCTTTAAGGAAAAACTTTGAAGAGATTCAAGCCAAAGCAATTCTAGAGCCCACCTTAGACAATGTACAAGTGATGCAGCAAGCGCAGAATGCTATCATGAATCGGGCAACTGAGTTTGAAAAATATTGGATGCTTGCTTCTCTTCTTACCAGCCAGAACTTTAGAGCTTCTGATCAACCTAGTCCTCCACATCGAAAGGTTTATCAAGAGCAGCTTGATGGACAACTTGACCAGAATATAAGAAGGTTAGCCAAAACCTATGGCCTATTCTTTGTCTTTAAAGAGGACTGTCCTTATTGTCATGAGTTTGCCCCCATCGTCAAAGATCTGATGAATCGTTATGGATTTGAGGCAAAAGCGATCTCGGAAGAAGGAAAAGCGCTTGAGCTGTTCCCCGAGGCTGAGGCTGATAATGGGACCATAGCAGTCCTCAATCCCGAAGGCATCTTTCCGTCTTTGTTCTTAGTCAGTCCCCAATCTCGACAAGTTATTCCTTTGGCTCGTGGTCTTGTGAGCCTCTCCCAGCTACGAGAGAACTTCAAAGTCATCATTCGATTTTTAGAGGAGGCGCCTAATGGCTCGTAA
- a CDS encoding DUF2779 domain-containing protein, which yields MRSLSKSQYCKGRRCLKRIWLYNFRKDLIQETSTFQQSVLAQGNEVGELAREHYSGGVLIDEDYKNLDKALEHTQAEIQNGAKAIFEAAFLFENVAVRVDILVRNPDGSFDLIEVKSSTEVKEKEHLPDCAIQTYVLQQSGIRLRRVCLAHLNNQYVRQGALNLSELFIVESVDDRLKEKLSQVPDYLSRINETLSQDEEPYRDIGSICKNPYDCEFKHYCWKDVPEKSIHYLSGIRDEKRGDLLSEGIELVKDIPENVVTDLQLIQVMAEKNQEEHIDLPPISEHLKQLKFPLSFLDFETIGYAIPRFDGNRPYQKLPFQYSLHIKSSPDSALEHREFLFEENENPMRVLAERLAQDLSPEGSIIVYNMSFEKGCLEELAKAFPDLAPDLNNMIDRLWDLMVPFKEKWFYDPSFNGSYSIKKVLPVLAPALSYADLGIQDGGDALAKYLSFINDKPLEAERAKIKNDLLEYCKLDSLAMVKILEELLLINNSSLLR from the coding sequence ATGCGATCTTTATCGAAATCACAATATTGCAAGGGCCGGAGATGCTTAAAGCGAATTTGGCTCTATAATTTTCGAAAAGATTTAATTCAAGAAACATCCACATTCCAGCAATCCGTACTTGCTCAAGGAAACGAAGTAGGAGAATTAGCACGGGAACATTACTCTGGCGGTGTCCTAATTGATGAGGATTATAAAAACCTCGATAAGGCTTTAGAACACACACAAGCTGAAATTCAAAATGGAGCAAAAGCAATTTTCGAAGCCGCTTTCTTATTTGAAAATGTTGCTGTGCGAGTAGATATATTGGTTAGAAACCCTGATGGTTCATTTGATTTAATTGAGGTTAAAAGCAGTACAGAGGTTAAAGAAAAGGAACATCTTCCGGATTGTGCCATTCAGACCTATGTCCTCCAGCAATCTGGCATTCGTTTACGGCGTGTTTGCTTAGCCCACTTGAATAATCAATATGTAAGACAAGGAGCCCTCAATCTATCAGAGCTATTCATTGTTGAGTCAGTCGATGACCGTTTGAAAGAGAAGCTAAGTCAAGTTCCGGACTATCTTTCTAGAATCAACGAAACTCTGTCACAAGACGAAGAGCCATATAGGGATATTGGCAGCATTTGCAAAAACCCCTATGACTGTGAGTTCAAGCACTATTGCTGGAAAGATGTTCCTGAAAAGTCGATTCACTACTTGAGCGGCATCAGAGACGAAAAGCGGGGTGATTTACTTTCAGAGGGTATTGAGTTGGTCAAAGATATCCCCGAGAATGTGGTTACCGATCTACAGTTGATCCAGGTAATGGCCGAAAAAAACCAGGAAGAACACATCGATCTCCCGCCAATTTCTGAACATCTTAAACAGCTTAAATTCCCACTTTCCTTTTTAGACTTTGAGACCATTGGATATGCTATCCCAAGATTCGATGGGAATCGCCCCTATCAAAAGCTACCTTTCCAATACAGCCTTCATATAAAGAGCTCGCCAGACTCTGCGCTCGAACATCGTGAGTTTCTGTTTGAGGAAAACGAAAATCCCATGCGAGTATTGGCAGAGAGACTGGCACAAGATCTAAGCCCTGAAGGAAGCATCATTGTCTATAACATGTCATTTGAAAAAGGTTGTCTAGAGGAGCTCGCAAAAGCATTTCCAGACCTAGCCCCAGATTTAAATAACATGATAGATCGACTTTGGGATTTAATGGTTCCTTTCAAAGAGAAATGGTTCTACGATCCAAGCTTCAATGGTTCATATTCTATTAAAAAGGTTCTCCCCGTTCTGGCTCCGGCTCTATCGTATGCTGATTTAGGCATTCAAGACGGCGGTGATGCCTTGGCCAAATACCTATCGTTTATCAATGACAAACCCCTTGAGGCTGAACGGGCGAAAATCAAGAATGATCTCCTTGAATACTGCAAACTCGATAGCCTTGCCATGGTAAAGATATTGGAAGAGCTTCTATTGATTAATAATTCCAGCCTTTTACGTTAA
- a CDS encoding type IV secretion system DNA-binding domain-containing protein, with translation MMKTFTRGGQVTLHNLHMIRQVLVVTIITSLLIGILFFGTKSWFDYTPYERSAAWAYCWAEFKIGIPFVKAHKLTQYYTNPDGTQRIVRSIDIHKDRRHQIHANSVKQQIIDNAWLSFRVMFWVFLFICGIWLWRGHSTARKRILSGTEVVSAKMLKKVIRSRKEASDFTLAGVPLIKDKEKQHTLIIGTTGSGKTNCIHELLQQIRAKKQRAIIVDMTGAFIEKYYRPEIDIILNPQDARSKPWTVWGDCPKSHHIRLIASVLIPADNKGNESYWTKASRVVFMATAEKLLKLNRLTNTEFLSYATNGPIREIESFYKDTNAAAIMNSDAAETVMGVRSNLQAHTECLTFFKETKRPFSIREWVKKEKNEGWLFLSSPPQLREEIAPLMALWTSIATDALMGLPHSQERRLWIVVDELPAIKKLPKLQMMLAEIRKYGGCAILGTQDMSQLDEVYGQNIVKSIANLCSTKVVFRIEGAEIAERMSKWLGVQEVSETMESISYGAHQMRDGVSLNDQRKEKPTIHPDRLMKLPDLWGYLKVPGNYPIARVCFKIHKLERVAEGFVERS, from the coding sequence ATGATGAAAACTTTTACCCGCGGTGGTCAGGTTACCCTTCATAATCTTCATATGATTCGTCAAGTGTTGGTTGTCACAATCATCACATCCTTGTTGATAGGCATATTGTTCTTTGGAACGAAGAGTTGGTTTGATTATACCCCTTATGAGCGCTCAGCTGCATGGGCTTATTGCTGGGCAGAATTTAAAATTGGCATTCCATTTGTAAAGGCCCATAAACTGACTCAATATTACACTAATCCGGATGGAACTCAGAGGATCGTTCGGTCAATTGACATCCACAAGGATCGCAGACACCAAATCCATGCCAATAGTGTGAAGCAGCAGATTATTGACAATGCCTGGCTTTCCTTCCGAGTCATGTTTTGGGTATTCCTATTCATTTGTGGAATTTGGTTGTGGCGAGGGCATTCTACCGCCCGCAAACGCATCCTATCGGGAACGGAGGTCGTTTCGGCTAAAATGCTTAAGAAAGTGATCAGAAGCCGCAAGGAGGCGTCTGATTTTACACTGGCGGGCGTGCCCCTCATCAAAGATAAGGAGAAGCAACATACGCTTATTATTGGAACGACGGGGTCCGGCAAAACCAACTGTATCCATGAGCTTTTGCAACAGATTCGAGCCAAGAAGCAAAGAGCAATAATTGTTGATATGACGGGCGCATTCATCGAGAAGTATTATCGTCCTGAAATAGACATCATTTTGAACCCGCAGGATGCGCGCTCAAAACCTTGGACTGTATGGGGAGATTGTCCGAAATCCCATCACATACGTTTGATCGCGTCCGTGCTTATACCCGCGGACAACAAAGGTAATGAGTCTTACTGGACGAAGGCCAGCCGGGTGGTCTTCATGGCAACGGCCGAAAAACTCCTCAAACTCAATCGCCTGACCAATACAGAATTCTTGAGTTATGCCACCAACGGTCCCATCCGGGAAATCGAGTCATTCTATAAGGACACCAACGCAGCAGCTATTATGAATTCAGATGCCGCTGAGACGGTGATGGGCGTGCGATCAAACTTGCAAGCCCATACGGAGTGTTTAACGTTCTTTAAAGAAACCAAGCGCCCATTTTCTATTCGGGAATGGGTGAAAAAGGAGAAAAACGAAGGCTGGTTGTTCTTATCCTCCCCACCCCAGCTTCGTGAGGAAATTGCGCCGCTCATGGCGCTTTGGACGAGTATTGCCACCGATGCGCTGATGGGTCTTCCCCATAGCCAAGAACGGCGCTTGTGGATCGTCGTTGATGAGCTTCCAGCTATCAAGAAATTACCGAAGCTCCAGATGATGTTAGCAGAAATACGAAAGTATGGGGGATGCGCAATTTTAGGTACCCAGGATATGAGCCAATTGGATGAGGTATATGGCCAAAACATCGTCAAGTCCATAGCGAATCTCTGCAGCACAAAAGTGGTCTTCCGTATCGAAGGCGCCGAAATCGCCGAGCGTATGTCTAAGTGGCTAGGTGTTCAAGAAGTCTCCGAGACCATGGAGAGTATCTCCTATGGAGCTCACCAAATGCGCGACGGTGTCTCCCTCAATGACCAACGCAAAGAGAAACCGACCATCCACCCAGATCGTTTGATGAAACTGCCAGACTTATGGGGATATCTCAAAGTGCCCGGGAATTATCCGATAGCGAGGGTATGCTTCAAGATTCATAAGTTAGAGCGTGTGGCTGAGGGGTTTGTGGAGAGATCTTAA
- a CDS encoding conjugal transfer protein TraH has product MARKIVSVLVILTLSCLPSPTEASALDKFFKSLGGQVNKTTPGAFQDQAAGYYTGGGYVLRQNNSVVQPINISLPQLGTGCNNLDLYFGSFSFLQGEQLSQLLRQIGTGVPTYGLQLAMKTMAPQVENLLSQLRKSVQDMNNMMLNSCQASQKIVGGLWPRGTAASEQICMNEKRSGGEDWFGARQHCEKPNSVQSNVKHAQGKYKDLMMGEYNLVWHVLNKMPEYEKNKELASFIMSVTGTLISKRLGDTIRLKVIEPKADQKDFIAAYLKGGTTSQLTCDEDQKCLAPRLTQVTIQDSSAQPRTTMKAKVIYKISELRVKYISKESITVEDIAFLNDAVNVPVYRYIQVSVAAGTPFLMQDAAEYIAANIILTQFDRVMSEVLEAVDALQKIQLEDTAIESFKKNLQSSRSRVQSLLIGANSGSINTLNQTIQAIEQAIVAKNS; this is encoded by the coding sequence ATGGCTCGTAAAATTGTAAGCGTCTTGGTCATTCTAACTTTAAGTTGTCTCCCATCTCCTACTGAAGCCAGTGCCTTGGACAAATTCTTTAAAAGTCTAGGTGGCCAAGTGAACAAGACAACACCGGGTGCGTTTCAAGATCAGGCGGCCGGGTATTACACAGGTGGCGGCTATGTGTTGCGTCAGAATAATAGTGTCGTTCAGCCCATCAATATCAGCCTGCCTCAGTTGGGAACGGGATGTAATAATCTCGATTTGTATTTTGGATCATTCTCCTTTTTACAAGGCGAACAACTCTCCCAACTGCTTCGACAGATCGGAACTGGTGTCCCTACGTATGGTCTTCAACTGGCCATGAAAACTATGGCGCCTCAAGTTGAGAATCTTTTATCTCAGCTTCGAAAATCCGTCCAAGACATGAATAATATGATGCTCAATTCTTGCCAAGCGAGTCAGAAGATTGTTGGAGGTCTCTGGCCTCGCGGAACTGCGGCGAGTGAACAAATCTGCATGAACGAGAAGCGCAGTGGCGGGGAAGATTGGTTCGGGGCACGTCAACATTGTGAGAAGCCTAATTCTGTTCAATCAAACGTCAAACATGCGCAAGGCAAGTACAAAGACCTCATGATGGGGGAATATAATCTTGTATGGCACGTCCTTAATAAAATGCCGGAGTATGAGAAAAACAAGGAATTGGCATCCTTTATCATGTCCGTGACTGGAACCTTGATTTCAAAAAGATTGGGCGACACCATTCGCCTCAAAGTCATTGAACCCAAGGCGGATCAGAAAGACTTTATTGCGGCTTACCTGAAAGGTGGAACGACGTCTCAGCTCACTTGTGATGAAGACCAAAAATGTCTTGCTCCACGCTTGACTCAAGTAACCATTCAAGATAGCAGCGCACAGCCCCGTACGACCATGAAAGCAAAGGTTATCTATAAAATCTCAGAGTTGCGGGTTAAATACATTTCCAAAGAATCGATCACAGTAGAGGATATCGCTTTCCTCAATGATGCCGTCAATGTCCCCGTCTATCGATACATCCAAGTGAGCGTGGCTGCGGGAACACCGTTTCTTATGCAGGACGCAGCGGAATATATCGCCGCCAATATCATCCTCACCCAATTTGATCGAGTGATGAGTGAGGTATTGGAGGCTGTCGATGCGTTGCAAAAGATTCAGCTCGAAGATACGGCAATTGAGAGTTTCAAGAAGAACTTGCAGAGTTCGAGATCCCGCGTTCAGTCGTTGTTGATTGGCGCTAACAGCGGTTCCATCAACACCTTGAACCAAACAATCCAAGCCATAGAACAAGCCATTGTTGCCAAAAACAGTTAA
- a CDS encoding conjugal transfer protein TraG N-terminal domain-containing protein, whose protein sequence is MDYAVYIYGGGKILWTIFNGISLIFASDNPYFTSVGTLTIGIALLYTAVRSVPGGSLPIFFKEWILPTFLLVALFYGPKASVNIIDKVDLNFKYSKVDNIPLGIAAVASLSSTLAEFLTEHIETIFTSSDMERFSRVGPMFGAKLIQAAHTLSIRDPLIRENLKDFTRQCFAWPYVFSNLEPGKKAALETEDMLGFIEANPHPLLGIYWRQPNGQSAFMNCRECATRVREIIPIEVETGFRSLAMKMFDIKGDGEAETRRLKQYFGDAWQYLARGSSDAAHIIQQELMLNSYRGALQDKRDELGLGRNSSELAHLNADRGIAQQDSSFLVKAALSGSQIPILHTIIFTLALIYFAIMAPMTFLPGGIGLLVTWVKVMAWLATWPILLAILNALGHMFAAQSTASQMMGYGQGLNLMTQNGLADAAYNAYCFVMGLQYSVPFISYALLWSGGYAFSQLSSSFTQSGEAFAGKAGAEVVDGNVSFDAQNLHTRSIANSQIAQQQLGSSFNYGSRFDDGKIAALYGTEGQLSLQEHQTQLGTNVSQNDAVSAMSGLQSQVALQSSLNHTKAAGQQVQMGMNELFSLTKSLADSQEFTETFGESGSASAQKSLSNSMDIAKQFAKDHNISEDKAFNILLGASAEMGGGAGGQNSGFFGKLAASLGGQLQASARDSEGISESIKSGQAKQFADNLSHGLQYVEDNKGSTSNTLSSQKLDQAQQHFNKADNFSEQAAASLQESQMWSETASLQRQKGIASGSNLNDSSLSYVADKQFGGDRVAAAAWQTQNPTAYQKEIEGYLDKSQSGMQPNNLSSRADISQHNTDSRQNIKSIPANNPGLEEIRQKHDLNQGGYELEATLQARRQETRQTIDQHKVPLNNEEFRGEFDANEQEFENEKSKILLNKSWNKIWK, encoded by the coding sequence ATGGATTATGCAGTTTACATTTATGGGGGCGGCAAGATTCTCTGGACCATCTTCAATGGCATCAGTTTAATCTTTGCAAGTGATAATCCTTACTTTACATCCGTTGGCACCTTAACAATCGGGATAGCATTACTTTATACAGCTGTAAGGTCCGTTCCAGGCGGGTCCCTTCCCATATTCTTTAAAGAGTGGATTTTGCCCACATTTCTTCTGGTCGCCTTGTTTTATGGACCTAAAGCTTCCGTCAACATCATTGATAAGGTTGACTTGAATTTCAAATACAGCAAGGTCGATAACATTCCACTGGGCATTGCTGCTGTGGCCAGCTTATCAAGCACGCTTGCTGAGTTTTTGACGGAGCACATCGAGACCATATTCACTTCAAGCGACATGGAACGGTTCTCAAGAGTGGGGCCGATGTTTGGAGCTAAGTTGATTCAAGCGGCGCATACGTTATCGATAAGAGATCCCCTCATCCGCGAGAATTTGAAGGACTTTACCCGGCAATGCTTTGCCTGGCCCTATGTGTTCTCAAACCTGGAGCCCGGTAAGAAAGCCGCTTTGGAAACCGAAGACATGTTGGGTTTTATTGAGGCAAATCCTCACCCATTGCTAGGGATTTATTGGCGACAACCCAATGGCCAATCAGCTTTCATGAACTGTCGTGAATGTGCCACCAGGGTGAGAGAAATCATTCCCATCGAAGTAGAGACAGGCTTCAGATCCCTCGCGATGAAGATGTTTGACATTAAAGGAGACGGAGAAGCCGAGACCCGTCGTTTAAAGCAATATTTTGGAGATGCATGGCAATATCTCGCGCGTGGGTCAAGCGATGCGGCTCACATCATTCAACAAGAACTGATGCTGAATAGCTATCGAGGAGCCTTACAAGACAAACGAGATGAATTAGGGTTAGGTCGCAATAGTTCTGAATTAGCTCATCTGAATGCAGATCGTGGAATAGCACAGCAGGATAGCTCCTTTCTTGTCAAAGCAGCCTTGTCAGGATCGCAAATCCCGATCCTTCACACCATTATATTTACTCTTGCTCTCATTTATTTTGCCATCATGGCTCCCATGACATTTTTGCCGGGAGGTATCGGGCTGCTCGTTACATGGGTAAAAGTAATGGCTTGGCTGGCCACATGGCCGATCTTGTTAGCCATCCTCAACGCATTGGGCCACATGTTTGCAGCACAAAGTACAGCCTCACAAATGATGGGATATGGTCAAGGCCTGAACCTCATGACCCAGAATGGCTTAGCCGATGCGGCCTATAATGCTTACTGCTTTGTAATGGGATTACAATATTCTGTTCCCTTCATTTCCTATGCGCTTCTCTGGAGTGGGGGATATGCGTTTTCTCAACTGTCCTCTTCCTTCACACAAAGCGGCGAAGCGTTTGCCGGTAAAGCTGGTGCAGAAGTTGTTGATGGCAACGTTTCCTTTGATGCACAAAATTTGCATACTCGATCCATAGCCAACTCCCAAATTGCTCAACAGCAGTTGGGGTCTTCTTTCAATTATGGCTCTCGCTTCGATGATGGGAAGATAGCAGCCCTTTATGGAACTGAAGGTCAACTCAGTTTACAAGAACACCAAACGCAGCTGGGCACGAACGTTTCTCAAAATGATGCAGTGAGTGCCATGTCTGGGCTTCAAAGTCAGGTAGCTCTTCAATCCTCGCTCAACCACACAAAAGCAGCTGGTCAGCAAGTTCAGATGGGGATGAACGAGTTGTTCTCCTTAACCAAGAGCCTTGCGGATAGCCAGGAATTTACAGAAACATTTGGAGAATCAGGCTCAGCAAGTGCCCAAAAATCTCTATCAAATTCCATGGATATCGCCAAGCAATTTGCCAAGGATCATAACATTTCTGAAGATAAGGCATTTAATATATTGCTTGGCGCGAGTGCTGAAATGGGGGGTGGTGCTGGGGGACAGAATTCTGGCTTTTTTGGAAAGCTTGCTGCGAGCCTTGGGGGACAATTGCAGGCTTCTGCCAGAGATAGTGAAGGCATTTCAGAGAGCATTAAAAGCGGGCAAGCGAAGCAGTTTGCCGATAACTTAAGTCATGGATTGCAATATGTTGAAGACAATAAAGGATCAACCAGTAATACCCTCTCAAGTCAAAAGCTTGATCAAGCTCAACAGCATTTTAACAAGGCTGACAATTTCTCTGAACAAGCTGCTGCAAGCCTCCAAGAATCTCAAATGTGGAGCGAAACGGCATCTCTTCAGCGACAAAAGGGAATTGCTTCCGGCAGCAATCTTAATGATTCATCATTATCATACGTTGCAGACAAACAATTTGGCGGAGATAGGGTAGCAGCAGCAGCTTGGCAAACTCAAAATCCAACAGCATATCAAAAAGAAATCGAAGGATATCTCGATAAGAGCCAATCTGGTATGCAACCAAATAATCTCTCTTCGAGGGCAGATATATCTCAACACAATACTGACTCAAGGCAAAACATAAAATCAATACCTGCAAACAATCCAGGTCTTGAAGAGATAAGGCAGAAGCACGATCTCAATCAAGGTGGTTATGAGCTAGAAGCAACATTGCAGGCTCGCCGTCAAGAAACAAGACAGACCATAGATCAACACAAAGTCCCTCTCAACAATGAAGAGTTCCGTGGAGAATTTGATGCAAACGAACAAGAGTTTGAAAATGAAAAGAGCAAAATCCTACTTAATAAGAGTTGGAATAAAATATGGAAATAA